From Candidatus Edwardsbacteria bacterium, the proteins below share one genomic window:
- a CDS encoding DUF559 domain-containing protein, which yields MNVTKGIGVSTGRRIKNEKLELAKKMRREMTFAEKCFWNGVRNRKMHGLKFRRQQVIEGFIADFYCNELRLIVEVDGGIHETQKDYDKLRDWIISRNDITVLRFSNEEVVNQFDIVAKRIGELRPPSPDLSGEG from the coding sequence ATGAACGTTACTAAAGGCATAGGTGTTAGTACTGGTCGCCGGATAAAGAACGAAAAACTTGAGTTGGCCAAAAAGATGCGGCGGGAGATGACCTTTGCCGAGAAATGCTTCTGGAATGGGGTCAGGAACCGAAAAATGCACGGGTTAAAATTCCGTAGGCAGCAGGTGATAGAGGGATTTATAGCAGATTTTTATTGTAATGAGCTTAGACTGATTGTTGAGGTTGACGGCGGTATTCATGAGACCCAGAAGGATTATGACAAGCTGCGTGATTGGATAATCAGCCGGAATGATATAACTGTTCTTAGATTTTCCAACGAGGAAGTTGTAAACCAGTTTGATATTGTTGCAAAACGAATTGGTGAACTCCGGCCTCCCTCGCCAGATTTATCTGGAGAGGGGTAG